Proteins encoded in a region of the Zea mays cultivar B73 chromosome 4, Zm-B73-REFERENCE-NAM-5.0, whole genome shotgun sequence genome:
- the LOC103654930 gene encoding uncharacterized protein: protein MHNVKFGLHPGPFNFRHLNGPMELYFNQQTIVEPYTVPIQMPPFPKHIFFNLDDIAELPNRTLVDIMAIVVHMDTIHRTMWGPFRKIVIMDARGSLHIIKVWGDLLNKNALRWALAKEDYGIIIGTMFRRFRRQEFLESSDHTAIHFNPFHHNTHYFGPIQKALVARSNRQFAVTFLEEQRRR from the exons ATGCATAACGTAAAGTTTGGTCTTCATCCGGGTCCATTTAATTTTCGACATCTAAATGGTCCCATGGAATTGTATTTCAACCAACAAACTATCGTGGAGCCATACACTGTTCCAATTCAAATGCCGCCATTCCCAAAACATATATTCTTCAACCTTGACGATATTGCTGAGTTGCCAAACAGGACTTTAGTCG aCATTATGGCTATTGTAGTCCACATGGATACAATTCATCGCACAATGTGGGGCCCTTTCAGGAAGATTGTTATAATGGATGCTAG GGGGTCTTTACATATCATTAAAGTTTGGGGTGACCTACTAAACAAAAATGCACTCCGCTGGGCGTTGGCTAAGGAGGATTATGGCATAATAATTGGGACTATGTTTAGGCGGTTCAGAAGACAAG AGTTCCTCGAGTCTTCGGATCATACCGCAATACACTTCAATCCGTTCCATCACAACACCCACTATTTTGGAC CAATTCAAAAAGCTTTGGTGGCGCGGAGCAACCGTCAGTTTGCTGTTACATTTCTTGAAGAGCAAAGGCGTAGATAG